In one Rhopalosiphum padi isolate XX-2018 chromosome 3, ASM2088224v1, whole genome shotgun sequence genomic region, the following are encoded:
- the LOC132928006 gene encoding uncharacterized protein LOC132928006, whose product MPRHYIRKTNRGFTAELIKAAADEVIIENKSVRSTAKKYDLCHVSLSRYVAKFKASMNNGDVSTLNVGYKGPKQVFSVDQEQILSQYIKNSADMYFGLTPRDIKQLAYQFAHKLGLKYPEVWGKNLMAGPDWFTKFLKRNSSLSLRQPEATSLSRAMNFNKANVNLFMDKFQQVLLKYKFEAQHIYNIDETGVTTVQTPSKIVATKGKKQIGAITSAERGVLVTMCIAVNGIGCAIPPMFVFPRVKFHQHFLRGGPAGCVGTANKSGWMQGPEFLTFMEHFVNHVRPSLEKKVLVLLDNHESHLYLPVIDFCKDNGIVLLSFPPHCSHKLQPLDRSVYGPFKKFVNREMDQWMTMHPGSRMTIYDIPQIVAGALPDAVSPRNIMSGFKVSGIWPFDRNIFREDEFAPSLVTDVDELETHQINQDTHPEQELVNNPEQVLNSPEHSSLEPELHISPDQINVSSNAAIQASNDNCSNSNILNQILADNPIPSTSSDMISPESIRPYPKAVREQKLNKKGRQKGKSAVLTDTPEKNEIEKKFKAKAVKRNIFESKQKQKVKTTKRKKAKMTKENNYTSDEDETFCLVCMETFSSSKPNEQWIECSKCKFWTHVDCARECKSPFYRCDNCY is encoded by the coding sequence gatttgtgtCATGTCAGTCTGTCGCGGTATGTAGCAAAATTTAAAGCTAGTATGAACAATGGTGATGTTAGTACACTAAATGTAGGATATAAGGGGCCTAAACAAGTATTCAGTGTAGACCAAGAACAAATACTAtctcaatacataaaaaattcggCAGATATGTATTTTGGACTCACCCCCCGTGACATTAAACAACTAGCATACCAATTTGCACACAAACTAGGCCTGAAGTATCCTGAGGTATGGGGAAAAAACCTTATGGCTGGGCCTGATTggtttacaaaatttttaaaaagaaattctAGTCTTTCTCTCAGGCAACCAGAAGCAACCAGTTTATCCAGGGCCATGAATTTCAATAAAgctaatgtaaatttatttatggatAAGTTTCAAcaagtgttattaaaatataaatttgaagctcaacacatatacaatattgatGAAACAGGTGTAACAACAGTTCAAACACCATCCAAAATAGTTGCTACAAAGGGGAAAAAGCAGATAGGTGCTATAACATCAGCTGAACGGGGTGTTTTAGTTACTATGTGTATAGCAGTAAATGGAATCGGTTGTGCTATACCACCAATGTTTGTTTTTCCTAGGGTCAaatttcatcaacattttttaagggGAGGACCTGCTGGATGTGTTGGTACAGCCAACAAATCTGGGTGGATGCAAGGTCCAGAATTCTTAACATTCATGGAACATTTTGTAAATCATGTTCGACCAAGTcttgaaaaaaaagtgttgGTGCTTTTAGACAACCATGAGTCACACTTATATTTGCCTGTGATTGATTTTTGTAAAGATAATGgcattgttttattatcatttccaCCACACTGCTCACATAAGCTCCAACCACTAGACCGTAGTGTATATGGtccttttaaaaaatttgttaataggGAAATGGATCAGTGGATGACCATGCACCCAGGGTCTAGAATGACAATATATGATATTCCTCAAATTGTGGCTGGGGCATTGCCCGATGCAGTATCACCTCGAAATATAATGAGTGGTTTTAAAGTTTCTGGTATTTGGCCATttgatagaaatatttttcgagAAGACGAATTTGCACCATCCTTAGTTACTGATGTTGACGAACTGGAAACACATCAAATAAATCAAGATACTCATCCTGAACAAGAATTAGTCAACAATCCTGAACAAGTCCTGAACAGTCCTGAACACAGCAGTCTTGAACCAGAATTACACATCAGTCCTGATCAAATTAATGTGAGTTCAAATGCTGCTATTCAAGCGTCAAATGATAATTGTTCAAATTCTAATATTCTAAACCAAATACTGGCTGATAATCCAATACCTTCAACAAGTTCCGATATGATATCACCAGAAAGTATTCGCCCATATCCTAAGGCAGTAagagaacaaaaattaaataaaaaaggtagACAAAAAGGCAAAAGTGCTGTGTTGACTGATACCCCAGAAAAGaacgaaatagaaaaaaaatttaaagcaaAAGCTgttaaaagaaacatttttgaatcaaaacaaaaacagaAAGTCAAAACTACAAAACGCAAAAAAGCTAAAATGACTAAGGAAAACAATTATACTTCAGATGAAGATGAGACATTTTGTTTAGTGTGCATGGAAACTTTCAGTTCAAGTAAACCAAATGAACAGTGGATTGAGTGTAGTAAGTGTAAGTTCTGGACTCATGTAGACTGTGCAAGGGAATGTAAGAGTCCGTTTTATAGGTGTGATAACTGCTACTAA